A region from the Ctenopharyngodon idella isolate HZGC_01 chromosome 13, HZGC01, whole genome shotgun sequence genome encodes:
- the tmem234 gene encoding transmembrane protein 234 isoform X1, giving the protein MISCFAVLCEVLCLLLVAILWGGTNPFLKKGTEGIEGVQRNNKLLQFLAEVKFLFLNFKYLVPFLLNQSGSLMFYFTLASTDLSLAVPMVNSLTFLFTLLMGKLLGEEFGGKRALLGMLLIMSGVTVCVLSSVSETDGTGLRNTSDH; this is encoded by the exons ATGATCAGTTGTTTCGCAGTTTTAT GTGAAGTGCTTTGTCTGTTGTTGGTCGCGATCTTGTGGGGAGGAACAAACCCCTTCCTGAAAAAAGGCACAGAGGGCATTGAAGGGGTTCAGAGGAACAACAAACTCCTCCAGTTTCTGGCTGAGGTCAAATTCCTGTTTCTCAATTTCAAG tatttggtGCCATTCCTGTTGAACCAAAGTGGATCATTAATGTTCTACTTCACTCTTGCTTCTACGG ATCTATCTCTGGCTGTGCCCATGGTGAATtccctcacatttttgttcaCACTACTAATGGGTAAACTGCTTGGAGAGGAGTTTGGAGGAAAGA GAGCTCTGCTGGGAATGTTACTCATCATGTCTGGAGTGACTGTGTGCGTCCTGAGTTCTGTCTCTGAGACGGACGGCACAGGGCTCCGCAACACAAGTGACCACTAA
- the tmem234 gene encoding transmembrane protein 234 isoform X2: MVSTSEVLCLLLVAILWGGTNPFLKKGTEGIEGVQRNNKLLQFLAEVKFLFLNFKYLVPFLLNQSGSLMFYFTLASTDLSLAVPMVNSLTFLFTLLMGKLLGEEFGGKRALLGMLLIMSGVTVCVLSSVSETDGTGLRNTSDH; this comes from the exons ATGGTGTCAACAA GTGAAGTGCTTTGTCTGTTGTTGGTCGCGATCTTGTGGGGAGGAACAAACCCCTTCCTGAAAAAAGGCACAGAGGGCATTGAAGGGGTTCAGAGGAACAACAAACTCCTCCAGTTTCTGGCTGAGGTCAAATTCCTGTTTCTCAATTTCAAG tatttggtGCCATTCCTGTTGAACCAAAGTGGATCATTAATGTTCTACTTCACTCTTGCTTCTACGG ATCTATCTCTGGCTGTGCCCATGGTGAATtccctcacatttttgttcaCACTACTAATGGGTAAACTGCTTGGAGAGGAGTTTGGAGGAAAGA GAGCTCTGCTGGGAATGTTACTCATCATGTCTGGAGTGACTGTGTGCGTCCTGAGTTCTGTCTCTGAGACGGACGGCACAGGGCTCCGCAACACAAGTGACCACTAA
- the LOC127525176 gene encoding CD276 antigen-like isoform X2: MSTKVFYFKRFVRMRRGSFFYSKKSKIVSAASCMVSVPNDHLIAVRGHPAVLGCHFTPYPDLSSLVIVWQRQEDSRVVHSFYYEQNQLGHQSPEYHKRTSLYISELGKGNASLRIDGVGLKDVGWYLCKVSNIKEVGNAKIKLDYGAFYSEPRLSIHANSTTVMVQFETEGFPKPEVIWLDEHGQSLIHHLELHDQTEDGLYLVKSSYEAQKPVVNVTFTLKNHLLNQKLQRPVIFSYGKNPLSLWDTKSKQFTVCSSTTEKPFCSTKKGWVR; this comes from the exons ATGTCAACCAAGGTCTTTTATTTTAAACGTTTTGTGCGCATGCGTAGAGGTAGTTTCTTTTACTCGAAGAAGAGTAAAATAGTGTCAGCAG CTTCTTGTATGGTAAGCGTACCAAATGATCACTTGATTGCAGTCAGGGGTCATCCAGCTGTACTGGGCTGTCATTTCACGCCGTACCCCGACCTTTCCAGCCTAGTTATTGTGTGGCAACGGCAGGAGGACTCGCGGGTCGTGCACAGCTTCTATTATGAACAGAACCAGCTAGGCCATCAAAGTCCAGAATACCACAAACGGACCTCGCTTTATATTTCAGAGCTTGGCAAAGGGAATGCCTCTCTGAGGATAGATGGAGTTGGACTGAAGGATGTGGGTTGGTACCTGTGTAAAGTGAGCAACATCAAAGAAGTgggaaatgcaaaaataaaacttgactATGGAG CCTTTTACTCCGAGCCCAGGTTGAGCATCCATGCAAACTCTACCACAGTGATGGTGCAGTTTGAGACGGAGGGATTCCCCAAGCCTGAGGTGATCTGGTTGGATGAACACGGCCAGAGCCTTATCCATCATCTGGAACTCCATGATCAGACAGAAGATGGGCTTTATTTAGTTAAGAGCAGCTATGAGGCCCAGAAGCCAGTggttaatgtcacatttacacTGAAGAACCACCTCCTGAACCAGAAGCTTCAGAGACCTGTGATCTTCAGCTATGGTAAAAACCCTCTTTCACTCTGGGATACCAAAAGCAAACAATTCACGGTGTGCAGTAGTACTACGGAAAAACCATTTTGTAGTACAAAAAAAGGTTGGGTTCGGTGA
- the LOC127525176 gene encoding CD276 antigen-like isoform X1 — protein MSTKVFYFKRFVRMRRGSFFYSKKSKIVSAASCMVSVPNDHLIAVRGHPAVLGCHFTPYPDLSSLVIVWQRQEDSRVVHSFYYEQNQLGHQSPEYHKRTSLYISELGKGNASLRIDGVGLKDVGWYLCKVSNIKEVGNAKIKLDYGAFYSEPRLSIHANSTTVMVQFETEGFPKPEVIWLDEHGQSLIHHLELHDQTEDGLYLVKSSYEAQKPVVNVTFTLKNHLLNQKLQRPVIFSYVPGEAGGAVTVPVIVLSVVCIILSGFITVYMLKEVRSKSTLALYGKCQKHLKESLQTSGTAP, from the exons ATGTCAACCAAGGTCTTTTATTTTAAACGTTTTGTGCGCATGCGTAGAGGTAGTTTCTTTTACTCGAAGAAGAGTAAAATAGTGTCAGCAG CTTCTTGTATGGTAAGCGTACCAAATGATCACTTGATTGCAGTCAGGGGTCATCCAGCTGTACTGGGCTGTCATTTCACGCCGTACCCCGACCTTTCCAGCCTAGTTATTGTGTGGCAACGGCAGGAGGACTCGCGGGTCGTGCACAGCTTCTATTATGAACAGAACCAGCTAGGCCATCAAAGTCCAGAATACCACAAACGGACCTCGCTTTATATTTCAGAGCTTGGCAAAGGGAATGCCTCTCTGAGGATAGATGGAGTTGGACTGAAGGATGTGGGTTGGTACCTGTGTAAAGTGAGCAACATCAAAGAAGTgggaaatgcaaaaataaaacttgactATGGAG CCTTTTACTCCGAGCCCAGGTTGAGCATCCATGCAAACTCTACCACAGTGATGGTGCAGTTTGAGACGGAGGGATTCCCCAAGCCTGAGGTGATCTGGTTGGATGAACACGGCCAGAGCCTTATCCATCATCTGGAACTCCATGATCAGACAGAAGATGGGCTTTATTTAGTTAAGAGCAGCTATGAGGCCCAGAAGCCAGTggttaatgtcacatttacacTGAAGAACCACCTCCTGAACCAGAAGCTTCAGAGACCTGTGATCTTCAGCTATG TTCCAGGAGAAGCTGGAGGTGCAGTCACTGTCCCAGTCATAGTTCTCTCAGTTGTATGCATCATTTTAAGTGGATTTATTACTGTTTACATGCTGAAAGAGGTAAGGAGCAAATCCACATTAGCTTTATATGGTAAATGCCAGAAGCATTTGAAAGAATCCCTCCAAACCAGTGGTACTGCACCATAG